A region of the Apium graveolens cultivar Ventura chromosome 6, ASM990537v1, whole genome shotgun sequence genome:
ggaagtatcataaagcacaaagagaccatggatgtggttgtaaggaggaacatggctattatctttagagagggaaagagcatctgtgtgatgcaaggacatcccaaattctcaatagccaagagggaagaaaccagaaggttgaaggaagaagccaaaaagctaaaggctgacaaaagagcacaagcaaagcttgaaaaatagctaaagtcaagtcaagctgaagaaaagaaagaaattaaagacaaaagtgaagatgaaggtatgggggacatggttgataatgatatggaagaaagaagtaaggaaagagaggaatggcagaaagggaacagaaagaaggccaatacaaagagaaagatggtagatgagactgaagaaacccaatcaaaatccaaaccactaccttctattcctgaacccattgtgcctgaccccttcataaacattcatggtgaaacaatcattcctaaggaggaaccaattgattgggacaccatcaaattgcccaccttcttaacctcttctccaccatcaaagaagcagaaaagaagaatcaaatcaacaccctctaaaacctcaatcaaattcactcagaagcctaagcctaagccacaagcctctaaggatgattatgttcacatttgtgacataaaagaattttcagacattgaactctatctggatgagctggaggaagtaaggggaataactGCCTATAtacagctaccagaaagactagtgttcaaatacaaaggaagtggggaaagaacttggcctctctacaggattctgaatgaaggctactctaccttggttagagtctactcagccatacaaagggattatggctttaccaggactgtcaagactgagattctcaacaagattgccaacataaggaaaacttggtgggagcccaatgccttgcctagaacattactcattcaagaaagagaaattacagttcacaaatcacctcattggttgatggagttcagagacaacaaaggagtcagaagatttttcagacttgaagatcagctcaagattgccagtaatgaaactctcaaggatatgcaatctaagttggacatcaatgaagaaaatgaagctgagttctacagacaacttcaacttcaaatagaggagaatgacaggaggctaggaaagaaaacaagggatcaaaggaaaagaaattaatctgctcaggctaaaggagcacccttggaaacaatgtaattcttcaattccatctcagcatatacatttttgtagcacttttgaatttctgctttattacagttaatatatttgtcaagtattttgttatcatcaagctaaacccaaatttatgcctacagttctagtagacataaatagggggagattgttaggaatatgtgtattagtttgatgataagttaaacaaaacactaaagtagaaatctagtgtttgtaatCTCAACGGAAAAGACCATCTtgtctatccgttgaaggagtagctttacttagcaataagtttagtattgtagcacatttcattctctggattcaagttgtaattcttagatgttgtaggaaagtatcagtcatgttgactactagtggatatgcaaataggagagctaattgtaaatatttcatgccttgtaattttgtataagtgaagaagtatcaactgatattgaagatcttcaacggataagaaacaaagcttcaacggatgtctctaatgcttcaacggataatatccatcaacggataagtgctttaacggataaagacttcaactgataatgcatcaacggataaagcttcaacggataaatcctcaacggataaggcatcaacggatgaaagcttcaacggatgcttagttcattagcagttgatagtgacaattcataagttgacagaggcacatgggttgacagagacaaactggaatgtggaagcctctaggaggaatcaagaaaatgcagcatttccattctggtacaaacaaggaagtattcaaagattaacagctaagcctaaattgcattggatagagaaatgaagaagaaacatgtgaagagcctttttaattgtattttacagttttgtcttcacttgtaaacttggtgatatataaaccaagtagcagctagtaattagatgtgaatttttcagagctgtttagaaaaattcagagagaaaatcatctagtttgtactaggaagcagctgtgatttaattctttgaatcacagattttctgaaataacacatctctggtggaacaacaaatccaccagaaaagtttttaagttctttgtgttctttacatttgtgtttgaatatatatctgtctgcattagctttaagccattcacacacatttgctcactaaaacacttagccttagaaactactcaaaacttgaaaaagtttagagatttacattcaaccccccttctgtaaatctcattgttagtccactgggaataacaagaTGTTATTAGTGTCATTGACATAACAACTGTGTTTCTACTCTATCTCTTTCTATTTCGTTTCTATATATGGAAAGTTCAAAAATCATCTCTGATTCAACTAGGACGGGAATTTCGGAATTTATATGCGAATTAAGATCGAGAAAAAGAAGTTTTCCAATCACTGACTTAAATTTATTGTCAAATCCTACTCGGAAAAATATAGAAGTACTTATGTTCAAACTCATTGTCAAATTCTACTCAGCAAAATATGGAAGTACTTATGACAGAACGGGCCAATCTGGTTTTTGACAATAAAGTGATAGACGGAACTGTCACGAAACCACTTATTAATAGATTAATAGATCACTTCGGAATGACATATACATCACACATCTGAGATCAAGTAAAGACTCTGGGTTTTCAAGAAGCAACTGCTACATCCATTTCATTAGGAATTAATAATCTTTTAACAATCTCATCTAAGAGATGGCTAGTTCAAGATGTTGAGCAACTAAGTTTCATTTTGGAAAAACATCACTACTCTAGGAATGTACATGCAGTAGAAAAATTACGCCACTccattaaaatatttttatttaaaaagaattttttttaaaaaaaattaatgcCACTACATTTAATTAAAGTATTAAAGGGCGTGGAACCCCGTCCCTCGATGTAAAGAATTAAGGAGGATGTAGCGAAAAATATTAATGAAAAACGAATCGAATTCAGATAGAGTTTTAGACTCGACTAATTAAACGAGTCAGCCCGGTTCGAAACTCGACCTACTAGAGCCCGTAACAAGAAAATGACTCACATTTTTTGACTCAAGTAATGAAAAAACAATGGTCGGTTCATAATTGTGTCATTGATTACATTTCGAATGGTCAAATTTATAGCAAGTGAAAGAACAGGAAATATAGGAAGTTGAGTGATCCCATTTTGCAGGACtttgtcttgctagttcaaaataATATTACTGTACAGACAGACAGCGCAATGTGATTATCTGTATATTCAGCATGCCACTAAAATTTTCATCTGACTTGTTATTAATTTGGCAAACTGTATTGGTGACCAGTTAAGAACTTCTCTTTAACCATTCATATTGGTAGTTGAATGTACTGCTGAATTTATTTATGACAACATTTACATACCATACCCGTATTGTCTATTTGGTTTAGCTCCATTTCAAAAGTAGACTTGATGGAGAACTCCAGCGATTCGAATTAAGATTTAGCAGTATCGGAGTTGGTTTCGTTGATCTTCGAAAATATTCTAAAATGGCATATACCGAACGTTGAACTCTTGGATGTTAGGAAGATCGATTTCGTCATCCAGAAAATACCAGGGATACGACTTGTTTCCCGGTAGACATTTATGTAATCGTTTCATATATTACGATTTTAAAAAGTTGAGGTGGCTGAAATTCTTGAAAATAGTTATAAATTTGGAAATAATAGCACACTCAAACTATTACAGCAAACCTGCAATCGTGGCATACATAGAGCTCAAATATGACATGATGCATTTTTTTGGTGCTAACCTACTTAAAACATGGCTCCCATGCATAACAACTGAAAGGAAATACAAACTATTAGACTCCCTGGCTTGAAAAGTTGCACTATCAAACCTCCTTAACTTCAACTTCTTTGGCAGCTACATTTTCTCCCTTAGCAATCTTCACATCTTTAGCTTCCTCAACCTCGAAAGCAGAAGCAGAAAAGGTCCTAAACAGGCCAGTAGGAGTCTTGAAGGTGATTTTTCCGGTGGGAGGATCATCAAGATAGATATCACTCAATGTGACCCACATTAATAGCTCCTTAGTCTTGACACCAGTCAGTTTCTTGATCTTGCCTTTTTCAACAACTGCAGTGACTTCAGGTGCATAAGACACAAGTTTGCCTACTTTATCAAACTTGTGCTCACattttttcttttgtttgagccaAACAAAGCCAGTGTCTTTGACATAACCACACTCTTCCATGTCTTTCAAAGGAAGGAGGCCATTTGGTAAGCCTACTTCTGAGAGCAACAACTGTGTTTTCACTTTGCAAAGCTCATTGCCATAGTGAATCTCTGAGGCACTGCTTATTATTTCTTCTGTCACTTGAGACATTTTTTTCCTACTGTTTGGgtgtttctctctctctctctctcttttttttatcTGACAATATGAAAGATGTGGTGGAATGGGGTAAATTGTGGAGGGGTTAATATAGCAGAATGCCATGCATTTGTCCTTGGACTTGTCTAAAATTACAAAGATTGCCACCGTCATGATAGGCCGATTACTTTTAATTAATCCTTGTTTAGAAGCCTGGACATGACAACTGTTATAATCTGACTTCCAATAGTTTAGTGACAATAAATTTGAGTTTCTCACTACTAAGTATTTAGAGACTCTCACTTGCACATCTATTTTCTGCAAGTTAAAACATGTTCCAAGAAAAAAGTGGTTGTTAGCGTGTGCTCATGGACGGAccttaaaaaaatcattttactAAATAGAACACATGCGGTGGTTGGTGCTCAAGTAGTACCATCATTCATTTTTACAATTTTATGATTGAAGCAACTTTAGAATCGATGTAGATGAAATATAACATATAGGGAAAAAATTGCTAAATTTTATTAACTTGGACAATATAAACAATTTTTGGCACTCTGAGATGCCTTTAGGATCTTCTAATTGATGTGTTTTACAGGGATCTACTTGCTATTAGTAGTGTGGTAACTGATAAGCATCCAAATCACCAAAAAACGTCCCAAGGTTCCAACAGCATTACTTACTACAACATCTGCGCCAGGCGGGTGTTCAAGTAGTACCATCATTCTCTTCAGGATTTTACGATTGTCTGGTGAACCTAAATAAGATCATTTAATCATTGTGTTTCACAGGGATCTACTTGCACATTTCCCAAGAGTTGAGGATTTGAGTCTTAGTGCATGCACATTTAAATCACCAAGAAACGTCTAATGTCTAGTTACCAGAGGTTGAGGATTCGAGTCCTAATGGAGATGCACGTATGTGAGTATATAAGCTTTTACTAGTAATCAACCTTGCTTAAAAAAACAACCTTCTAGCAAACACAACACTTTCAACTCGGGAATTAGGCTAACAATATATGAAAACACTGTCTTTGTAATTAGATAAGGAAATAAATAGATAGACTTGGGAGAAAAAGGCTTTGAAGAGAGGAATTGCCTAAGAATACTATATAAGACTATAAGTAATGATTTGTTTAAcattttagtttttatttttctgGCCCTTTTACTTTAGGGAGTCTTGGGAGTTATTTCTTAAAATCAGTAGATAGATCGACGTTCTTAAGCCTCTAATTAGTAGAAGGATGACTAGGGAGGCGTCTACACTACTTCGTAGGAACTTACAGAGAAAAGTTTGTGACTAATTAATAGAGATCAAGAGCTCTCAAGTGTTTTCTAGACTTAAGTGTCCTCTACCTGGGGAATCATCTCCCCAGCAGGGTGGATACTCTAAAAGGGCACAAGTCACAGCTCACAGTGTATCATGAGAGTAGAGACCATAAATTTTATGATCAGATCTCAAGTTATTTACTTGAAATCACATGCAACATCTGTAGCTTGATTTTGCCATAACGATGTTTAAAGAAGTAGCGTTTATGTTGAAATTTTTCAGACTTCTAGAATTTTGGGAGAAATATGTCTAGAATGTCATGTCCGGGTAAAAATTAGTCTTGCACAATGTGATAAGAAAATGTTTGCGAGATATCAAAAAGGATTATCGATCAAATTGCTTATTTCCTACAAGGTATAGTTAACCTTTTTTGTCAACAGCTGTCTGTTTTCTTCTAACTTGGGTTGGTCTGTTGTCTACACGCTGCGTGTACACACACCATACATGTAGTTTTCATTTTGAAGTTTTCTTATGGC
Encoded here:
- the LOC141666566 gene encoding uncharacterized protein LOC141666566, giving the protein MTVAIFVILDKSKDKCMAFCYINPSTIYPIPPHLSYCQIKKREREREKHPNSRKKMSQVTEEIISSASEIHYGNELCKVKTQLLLSEVGLPNGLLPLKDMEECGYVKDTGFVWLKQKKKCEHKFDKVGKLVSYAPEVTAVVEKGKIKKLTGVKTKELLMWVTLSDIYLDDPPTGKITFKTPTGLFRTFSASAFEVEEAKDVKIAKGENVAAKEVEVKEV